One Gossypium hirsutum isolate 1008001.06 chromosome A11, Gossypium_hirsutum_v2.1, whole genome shotgun sequence genomic window carries:
- the LOC107951839 gene encoding protein CHROMATIN REMODELING 20, giving the protein MEEKHDEVEDVDRASSGSFIVDSDDDDEPSTSGQDDGLHFEEPLTEKEIEELVSEFLAVESKAAEAQETLEKESLANVESEVREELAQTLKGDDLETAVADEMATFIEQWEAVLDELETESAQLLEQLDGAGIELPSLYKWIESQAPNGCCTEAWKRRAHWVGSQVTSETAESLADAEKHLQTQRPVRRKHGRLLEEGASGFLQKKLSDDISQEEPTGKSDIEWSSFMKICSNGLPEDETGFGSKDWASVYLASTPQQASLMGLKFPGVNEVEEIEDVDGSSDNPLVADAIENERELILSEEQRKNFRKVKEEDDVNIDKKFQLHLKKRRHQRRSKQVTESKLDQSQPLEDKSNSISNKANREERECMPNNENGFACQILKDDVLESFESSKLTRTQSSPNGMSELDMSASGIPVGSKRSNEDMEANENNKKARTVITASDDEANITVKDDLISSKLEDQLTMPGKSDADVGVESISSECLTDKFICTACHKLAVEVHQHPLLKVIICRDCKCFLEEKMHMKDSECSECYCGWCGKSNDLLSCESCKTLFCTKCVRKNIGEKYLLEVQASGWQCCCCSPTILQKLTSDLERAMGSSDTTVSSSDSESENSDADISTSVSSKRKQKKKIRRILDDAELGEETKRKIAIEKERQERLKSMQFSAKYNMNSSSCSRNLLDEASVEVLGDANTGYIVNVRREDGEEAVRIPPSISAKLKVHQVAGIRFMWENIIQSITKVKSGDKGLGCILAHTMGLGKTFQVIAFLYTAMRSVDLGLKTALIVTPVNVLHNWRQEFMKWRPSELKPLRVYMLEDVPRERRAELLAKWRRKGGIFLIGYTAFRNLSLGKHVKDRNMARDICYALQDGPDILVCDEAHTIKNTRADTTQALKQVKCQRRIALTGSPLQNNLMEYYCMVDFVREGFLGSSHEFRNRFQNPIENGQHTNSTHEDVKIMNQRSHILYEQLKGFVQRMDMSVVKKDLPPKTVFVIAVKLSPLQRKLYKRFLDVHGFANDRPSNEKIRKSFFAGYQALAQIWNHPGILQLNKEDRNYISREDAAENFLADESSSDENVDYNLGVGDKTRSMNDSLHEKNDYGFIQKGWWRDLLHQNNYKELDYSGKMVLLLDIITMCSNVGDKALIFSQSIPTLDLIELYLSRLPRRGKKGKFWKKGKDWYRLDGRTESSERQKLVEKFNEPMNKRVKCTLISTRAGSLGINLYAANRVIIVDGSWNPTYDLQAIYRAWRYGQTKPVFAYRLMAHGTMEEKIYKRQVTKEGLAARVVDRQQVHRTISKEEMLHLFEFGEEENFDTLMELSEENGNQNMASEVGKSLNPKIPLSHGSCSSDKVMESLLSKHHPRWIANFHEHETLLQENEDEKLSKEEQDMAWEVFRKTLEWEEVQRVSLDESAAERRPVIPDVAPPPKPEPVMNHLTKPQGIFRSRIVQRKCTNLAHLLTLRSQGTKFGCSTVCGECAQEIRWEDLNRDSKIAR; this is encoded by the exons ATGGAGGAAAAACATGATGAAGTTGAAGATGTTGACAGAGCCTCTAGTGGTTCTTTTATTGTTGAttcagatgatgatgatgaaccaTCAACATCTGGACAAGATGATGGGTTGCATTTTGAG GAGCCATTGACTGAGAAGGAAATAGAAGAACTGGTATCTGAGTTTTTGGCGGTTGAGAGCAAG GCTGCAGAGGCTCAAGAAACACTTGAAAAGGAATCTCTTGCTAATGTGGAGAGTGAAGTGAGAGAGGAGCTGGCACAAACTCTTAAGGGGGATGAT TTGGAGACAGCTGTAGCAGATGAAATGGCCACTTTTATAGAGCAATGGGAAGCTGTGCTAGATGAGCTTGAAACAGAGAGTGCACAATTGTTG GAACAACTTGATGGGGCTGGTATTGAATTACCCAGCCTTTATAAGTGGATTGAGAGTCAAGCTCCAAATGGTTGCTGCACTGAAGCTTGGAAAAGAAGAGCGCACTGGGTAGGATCTCAGGTTACTAGTGAAACTGCTGAGTCTTTAGCTGATGCTGAAAAGCATCTTCAAACCCAGAGGCCTGTAAGGAG GAAACATGGTAGACTATTGGAGGAAGGTGCTAGTGGATTTCTGCAAAAGAAGCTTTCTGATGATATTAGCCAGGAGGAACCAACAGGGAAATCGGACATAGAGTGGAGCTCTTTCATGAAAATTTGTTCTAATGGTTTACCTGAGGATGAAACTGGTTTTGGCAGCAAGGACTGGGCTTCTGTCTACTTGGCCAGCACCCCACAGCAAGCTTCATTAATGGGACTTAAATTTCCTGGAGTCAATGAG GTGGAGGAGATTGAAGATGTTGACGGCAGTTCAGATAATCCACTGGTTGCAGATGCCATAGAAAATGAGAGAGAGCTGATTCTTTCTGAAGAGCaaaggaaaaattttagaaag GTCAAAGAGGAAGATGATGTAAATATTGACAAGAAATTTCAGCTGCATTTGAAAAAGAGGAGACATCAAAGGAGATCTAAACAG GTAACGGAAAGCAAATTAGATCAGTCCCAGCCTTTAGAAGACAAATCTAACTCAATTTCAAACAAGGCAAATAGAGAAGAGAGGGAATGTATGCCTAACAATGAGAATGGGTTTGCTTGTCAGATTTTGAAGGATGATGTGCTTGAAAGTTTTGAATCAAGTAAACTGACCAGGACACAGTCTAGTCCTAATGGCATGTCCGAGTTAGATATGTCTGCTTCTGGAATACCTGTTGGGTCCAAGCGTTCAAATGAAGATATGGAGgctaatgaaaataataagaaggCACGGACTGTTATCACAGCTAGTGATGACGAAGCCAATATTACAGTGAAGGATGACTTGATTTCCTCCAAATTGGAGGATCAGCTTACTATGCCCGGAAAAAGTGATGCTGATGTGGGTGTTGAATCTATTTCTTCAGAGTGTCTGACTGACAAGTTCATTTGTACCGCTTGTCATAAACTGGCTGTTGAGGTGCACCAACATCCACTTCTTAAAGTAATTATTTGCAGGGATTGCAAATGCTTCCTGGAAGAGAAAATGCATATGAAG GACTCTGAGTGCTCAGAGTGTTATTGTGGATGGTGCGGAAAAAGCAATGACCTATTGAGTTGCGAGTCATGCAAAACATTATTTTgtacaaagtgtgtaaggaagaATATTGGTGAAAAATATTTGCTTGAGGTCCAGGCCTCCGGTTGGCAATGTTGTTGCTGCTCGCCAACTATTCTGCAAAAATTAACATCAGATTTAGAGAGAGCCATGGGATCTTCAGACACAACGGTTTCTAGCTCTGATAGTGAGTCAGAGAACTCAGATGCTGATATTAGTACTTCCGTCAG TTCTAAGcgaaagcaaaaaaagaaaattcgAAGGATTCTCGATGATGCTGAATTAGGAGAAGAGACAAAGAGGAAAATTGCAATAGAAAAG GAACGTCAAGAGCGCTTAAAATCAATGCAGTTTTCTGCCAAATATAACATGAACTCTTCAAGCTGCAGTAGGAACTTATTAGATGAAGCTAGTGTAGAGGTGCTTGGTGATGCCAATACTGGTTATATAGTGAATGTTAGGAGGGAGGATGGTGAAGAAGCTGTAAGGATTCCCCCAAGCATATCAGCCAAATTAAAAGTCCATCAG GTAGCTGGGATTCGATTTATGTGGGAAAACATTATACAGTCAATCACAAAAGTGAAGTCTGGGGATAAGGGTCTTGGTTGCATTCTAGCTCACACAATGGGCCTTGGTAAAACGTTTCAG GTTATAGCTTTCTTATACACTGCAATGAGAAGTGTTGATTTGGGATTAAAAACTGCACTTATTGTCACTCCTGTAAATGTGCTGCACAACTGGCGCCAGGAGTTCATGAAGTGGAGACCTTCAGAATTAAAGCCCCTCCGTGTCTACATGTTAGAGGATGTGCCAAG GGAGAGACGGGCAGAATTGCTTGCCAAGTGGAGAAGGAAAGGTGGAATTTTTTTAATAGGCTATACTGCTTTTCGAAACTTGTCTCTTGGAAAACATGTGAAGGATCGCAACATGGCTAGAGATATTTGTTATGCTTTGCAG GATGGTCCTGATATACTAGTTTGTGATGAAGCCCATACTATTAAGAACACCAGGGCTGATACAACCCAGGCGTTGAAACAAGTGAAGTGTCAGAGGAGGATTGCCTTAACTGGATCACCACTTCAGAACAATCTCATGGAGTACTACTGT ATGGTTGATTTTGTAAGAGAAGGTTTTCTTGGAAGCAGCCACGAGTTTAGGAACCG CTTCCAAAATCCAATAGAAAATGGTCAGCACACAAATTCAACGCATGAAGATGTAAAAATTATGAATCAAAGGTCCCACATCCTTTATGAACAGTTAAAAGGATTCGTTCAGAGGATGGATATGAGTGTGGTGAAAAAAGACTTGCCTCCTAAAACTGTCTTTGTTATTGCTGTAAAGCTTTCTCCACTACAGCGTAAGCTCTACAAGAGATTCCTTGATGTACATGGTTTTGCAAATGACAGACCTTCTAATGAGAAAATTAGGAAGAGCTTTTTTGCTGGGTACCAGGCCTTGGCTCAG ATATGGAACCATCCTGGGATACTGCAATTGAACAAAGAAGATAGAAACTATATTAGTCGTGAAGATGCTGCTGAAAACTTCCTTGCAGATGAGAGCTCTAGTGATGAAAATGTAGATTATAATTTGGGTGTAGGAG ATAAAACGAGGAGTATGAATGATTCTCTGCATGAAAAAAATGATTACGGGTTTATTCAAAAG GGTTGGTGGAGAGATCTTCTTCACCAAAATAATTATAAGGAACTTGACTACAGTGGCAAAATGGTTTTGTTGCTTGACATCATAACCATGTGTTCAAATGTGGGTGACAAGGCACTGATTTTTAGTCAGAGCATTCCAACTTTAGATCTGATAGAACTATATCTTTCAAGATTACCTAGACGCGGAAAAAAAGGGAAGTTCTGGAAAAAGGGGAAAGACTGGTATAG GTTGGATGGAAGAACAGAAAGTTCTGAAAGGCAAAAGTTGGTTGAGAAGTTTAATGAGCCAATGAATAAAAGAGTCAAGTGTACTTTGATCTCTACCAGAGCTGGATCTCTTGGGATTAATCTATATGCTGCAAATCGTGTAATTATTGTTGACGGTTCTTGGAACCCTACATATGATCTTCAAGCTATATATCGGGCCTGGAG GTATGGCCAGACAAAGCCGGTGTTTGCTTATCGATTGATGGCACATGGGACTATGGAAGAAAAAATTTATAAGCGTCAG GTGACGAAAGAAGGTCTTGCTGCAAGGGTGGTAGATAGACAACAAGTACATAGGACTATCTCCAAGGAGGAGATGTTACATCTGTTTGAATTTGGTGAGGAAGAGAACTTTGATACTTTGATGGAACTTAGTGAAGAGAACGGAAACCAGAATATGGCTAGTGAAGTTGGAAAGTCACTGAACCCGAAGATTCCTCTCTCCCATGGAAGCTGTTCCTCTGACAAAGTAATGGAAAGTTTACTTAGTAAACATCATCCAAG GTGGATTGCCAATTTCCATGAACATGAGACCCTTTTGCAAGAGAATGAAGACGAAAAGCTCTCAAAAGAAGAGCAAGATATGGCTTGGGAAGTCTTTCGGAAAACCTTAGAATGGGAGGAGGTACAGCGAGTATCCCTTGATGAATCTGCAGCAGAGCGCAGGCCTGTTATTCCTGATGTGGCCCCTCCTCCTAAACCAGAGCCTGTGATGAATCACTTAACAAAACCCCAGGGTATTTTCAGGAGTCGGATTGTGCAACGAAAATGTACTAATCTTGCCCACCTGCTCACTCTCAGAAGCCAGGGGACAAAATTTGGTTGTAGTACTGTATGTGGGGAATGTGCCCAGGAGATACGCTGGGAGGACTTAAATAGGGACAGCAAAATAGCAAGGTAA
- the LOC107951838 gene encoding uncharacterized protein, with the protein MFELLGDKMFGCECFCWHQHTDHQYPLPQPQPFFLPSPIPEWPLGQGFGTGKINLGELEVVKITEFERVWSCSLLRGKAEGVTFYKPVGIPDGFFCLGYYCQPNDQPLRGYVLVAWERVASSTEVYCDYDSDTDFPALRKPVNYSLIWSTDCGSGCGFFWLPNPPLGYKAMGILVTDTPDEPDVEEVRCVREDLTETCEIMDTILATDANTFQVWTTRPCRRGMFCKGVSVGTFFCCTYFVSENQELEIACLKNLDPSLHAMPNLDQIHALVKHYGATVFFHPNEDCMPSSVQWFFKNGALLYKDGKVNGEPIDYLGSNLPSGGTNDGAFWIDLPRDDNARKNVRNGSLESAELYVHVKPGLGGTFTDIVMWIFCPFNGPANLKIGLMNIQMNKIGQHVGDWEHFTLRISNFTGELWQVYFSQHSGGEWVDAFNLEFIEGNKPIIYSSKHGHASFPHPGIYLQGSDKLGIGIRNDTARSKYFVDSSTRYQIVAAEYLGGVVTEPCWLQYMREWGPTIVYDSRSELDKIISLLPLFVRFSVENIFDLFPTELYGEEGPTGPKEKDNWVGDERS; encoded by the exons ATGTTTGAGTTGTTGGGAGATAAGATGTTTGGGTGTGAATGTTTTTGTTGGCACCAACATACCGATCATCAATACCCTTTGCCTCAGCCTCAGCCTTTTTTCTTGCCTTCTCCAATTCCAGAATGGCCTCTAG GTCAAGGATTTGGTACTGGAAAAATTAACCTAGGGGAATTAGAAGTGGTTAAAATTACTGAGTTTGAGAGGGTATGGAGCTGCAGTTTGCTGCGAGGTAAAGCGGAAGGTGTCACGTTTTATAAGCCTGTGGGGATTCCGGATGGATTCTTCTGTCTCGGTTATTATTGTCAACCAAATGACCAGCCGTTGAGAGGGTATGTTCTTGTGGCTTGGGAGAGGGTAGCTTCGAGTACAGAAGTTTATTGTGACTATGACTCCGATACAGATTTTCCTGCACTGAGAAAGCCTGTTAACTACTCATTGATTTGGAGTACAGATTGTGGTAGTGGTTGTGGTTTCTTCTGGCTGCCGAACCCTCCTTTGGGATACAAAGCGATGGGAATTTTGGTTACTGACACCCCGGATGAGCCTGATGTGGAAGAAGTTAGATGTGTCAGGGAAGATCTTACCGAGACTTGTGAAATTATGGACACCATACTTGCTACTGATGCAAACACATTTCAGGTTTGGACCACTAGACCTTGCAGAAGGGGAATGTTCTGCAAAGGCGTTTCGGTTGGGACTTTCTTTTGTTGCACCTACTTTGTTTCTGAAAATCAAGAGTTGGAGATTGCATGCTTGAAGAATCTTGATCCTTCATTACACGCAATGCCAAATTTGGACCAAATTCACGCTCTCGTCAAGCACTACGGTGCAACGGTTTTCTTTCATCCCAATGAAGATTGTATGCCATCATCTGTGCAATGGTTTTTCAAAAACGGGGCACTTTTGTACAAAGATGGCAAGGTTAATGGTGAACCTATTGATTATTTGGGCTCTAACTTGCCGAGTGGAGGGACAAATGATGGTGCATTTTGGATAGATTTACCAAGAGATGATAATGCaagaaaaaatgttagaaatgggAGCTTGGAAAGTGCAGAGCTCTATGTTCATGTAAAACCAGGATTGGGTGGAACATTTACTGATATTGTCATGTGGATATTTTGTCCCTTCAACGGACCGGCTAATCTTAAGATCGGGTTAATGAATATACAAATGAACAAAATCGGGCAACATGTAGGTGACTGGGAACACTTCACTCTTCGGATAAGCAACTTCACTGGCGAACTATGGCAAGTATACTTCTCACAGCATAGTGGTGGTGAGTGGGTTGATGCTTTCAACTTGGAATTTATTGAAGGTAATAAGCCAATCATTTACTCATCCAAACACGGGCATGCTAGTTTTCCACATCCCGGGATTTACCTTCAGGGGTCAGATAAACTCGGAATTGGAATTAGAAACGATACTGCTCGAAGCAAATATTTTGTAGATTCAAGCACTAGGTATCAGATTGTTGCAGCTGAGTATCTTGGAGGAGTAGTTACAGAACCGTGTTGGTTGCAGTACATGAGAGAATGGGGTCCAACCATAGTATATGATTCAAGATCTGAACTGGATAAGATAATTAGCCTCCTCCCATTGTTTGTTCGGTTTTCGGTGGAGAACATCTTTGACCTGTTTCCAACAGAGCTTTACGGCGAGGAAGGTCCGACTGGACCAAAGGAAAAGGATAATTGGGTAGGAGATGAAAGAAGTTGA